One region of Camelina sativa cultivar DH55 chromosome 6, Cs, whole genome shotgun sequence genomic DNA includes:
- the LOC104793241 gene encoding 3-isopropylmalate dehydratase small subunit 1, whose protein sequence is MASSSLATLPQVLPSSSIKRSSSLAPFQSSSFLKINGSTSFIPSSISLTSRGTSSTTIIPRAAAAGSDSNEAIANTTFHGLCYVLKDNIDTDQIIPAGAACTFPTNQQERDEIAGHALSGLPDFHKTRYVEPGENRSKYSIIIGGENFGCGSSREHAPVCLGAAGAKAIVAQSYARIFFRNSVATGEVFPLESEVRVCDECKTGDTVTIELTETGGLLTNHTTGKNYNLKSIGDAGPVIDAGGIFSYARMMGMIPSLT, encoded by the coding sequence atggCGTCTTCTTCTCTTGCTACATTGCCCCAAGTCTTACCTTCCTCATCAATCAAACGTTCTTCTTCCTTGGCTCCtttccaatcttcttctttcctcaaAATCAACGGTTCCACTTCCTTCATCCCCTCCTCTATCTCCCTCACTTCACGTGGCACATCCTCCACGACCATCATCCCACGTGCTGCCGCTGCAGGATCCGACTCTAACGAAGCCATAGCCAACACCACCTTTCACGGTCTCTGCTATGTCTTGAAAGACAACATAGACACCGACCAGATCATCCCAGCAGGAGCCGCTTGCACTTTCCCAACGAACCAGCAAGAACGTGACGAGATCGCTGGTCACGCTCTCTCCGGTCTCCCAGACTTCCACAAAACCCGGTACGTTGAGCCAGGAGAGAACAGATCAAAGTACTCGATCATAATCGGTGGAGAAAACTTTGGTTGCGGATCGTCACGTGAACACGCTCCAGTTTGTCTTGGAGCAGCTGGAGCTAAAGCCATAGTTGCTCAGTCTTACGCAAGGATCTTTTTCCGTAACTCAGTGGCTACAGGAGAGGTGTTTCCGCTAGAGTCAGAGGTTAGAGTATGTGACGAGTGTAAGACTGGAGACACGGTGACGATCGAGCTGACTGAAACTGGTGGTTTGTTGACTAATCACACAACCGGGAAAAACTATAATCTAAAGTCGATCGGTGATGCAGGACCGGTTATTGACGCTGGTGGTATTTTTTCTTATGCGAGAATGATGGGAATGATTCCATCATTAACTTAA
- the LOC104793243 gene encoding protein CMSS1-like, giving the protein MATTEVKPSANKNPKRNRNRSLGPKKDLKKKKTKKAQAPTFDKTIEKKKKKKTKKSKEPTFDETIEDDDDELFSEPVSASEQFSYFLNLLESAVGIRVSSLELDSIQDTCLVELPQRLPQDVNNLGEHIKLSCGSSWKESLCEGETVEGSIHPGNPSVLVISSSALRSLELLRGLHSLTKQCPAVKLFSKHLKVEEQVTLLKKRVNIGSGTPSRIKKLIDIEALGLSRLDMIVLDMHTDVKGFSLFSLPQVRDEFWDLYKNCFHQRVVEGRLRICMYGPKPAPNLKKKKK; this is encoded by the exons ATGGCAACCACCGAGGTAAAACCCTCCGccaataaaaaccctaaaagaaatCGGAATCGATCACTGGGTCCgaagaaagatttgaagaagaagaagactaaaaaGGCGCAAGCTCCCACCTTTGATAAGAccattgagaagaagaagaagaagaagactaagaaGTCGAAAGAGCCTACCTTTGATGAGACCATTGAGGACGACGACGATGAGCTGTTTTCAGAACCGGTATCTGCCTCTGAGCAGTTTAGCTACTTTTTAAATCTGCTTGAATCCGCCGTTGGTATACGGGTTTCTTCTTTAGAGCTCGATTCCATTCAAG ATACGTGTTTAGTTGAGTTACCTCAAAGATTGCCCCAAGATGTAAACAATTTGGGAGAGCATATAAAGTTGTCTTGTGGATCTTCATGGAAAGAGAGTCTTTGTGAAGGAGAGACAGTTGAAGGAAGTATTCATCCTGGAAACCCATCTGTTCTCGTCATTAGTTCCTCTGCTTTGAGATCTTTGGAACTTCTAAG GGGTTTGCATTCGCTTACTAAGCAATGTCCAGCAGTGAAGTTGTTCTCAAAGCATTTGAAGGTTGAGGAACAG GTAACTTTGTTGAAGAAACGGGTTAATATTGGGAGCGGCACACCAAGTAG AATCAAAAAGCTAATTGATATAGAGGCATTAGGACTTTCGCGTTTAGATATGATTGTGCTCGATATGCACACAGACGTCAAGGGATTTTCCTTATTCTCATTGCCCCAAGTCAG AGATGAATTTTGGGATTTGTATAAAAACTGCTTCCACCAGAGAGTCGTAGAAGGAAGGCTACGTATCTGCATGTATGGTCCAAAGCCAGCTCCAaacctaaagaagaagaaaaaataa
- the LOC104793244 gene encoding pirin-like protein 2, translating to MRAAAINRANSLGGLFSFRFTNIRSMSSSSQDFVSRPVIKKVFAKLQKEGDGAVVRRGISRSEQKLLDPFLMLDEFSVSPPAGFPDHPHRGFETVTYVLEGGITHQDFKGHKGTIYAGDVQWMTAGRGIIHSEMPEEEINKGLQLWINLSSNEKMIEPNYQELSHSDIPRAEANGVEVKVIAGESMGIQSPVYTRTPTMFLDFTLQPGAHIHQNVPESWNAFAYVLESGEGGCVFGSSNASPVSAHNVVVFGPGNDGVSAWNKSSSKILRFVLIAGEPIGEPVVQYGPFVMNTQAEIDMTIEDYHYGKNGFEMAKHWRSQ from the exons ATGAGAGCTGCTGCTATAAACAGAGCAAATTCGCTTGGAGGTTTGTTTTCATTTAGGTTTACCAACATCAgatcaatgtcttcttcttcccaagaTTTCGTGTCAAGACCTGTCATCAAGAAAGTCTTCGCTAAGCTTCAGAAAGAAGGCGATGGAGCCGTCGTTAGACGCGGCATTTCCAG GAGTGAGCAAAAGTTGTTGGATCCATTCTTGATGCTAGATGAATTCTCCG TTTCGCCTCCAGCTGGATTCCCTGATCATCCTCATAGAG GTTTTGAAACTGTTACGTACGTACTAGag ggAGGAATCACTCACCAAGACTTCAAAGGCCATAAGGGTACAATTTATGCTGGTGATGTTCAg tggATGACTGCAGGAAGAGGAATCATTCATTCTGAAATGCctgaagaagaaataaacaaagGTTTACAACTTTGGATCAATCTTTCCTCCAATGAGAAAAT GATAGAACCAAACTACCAAGAACTGTCGCATTCAGACATACCAAGAGCTGAGGCAAACGGTGTTGAAGTCAAAGTCATAGCAGGAGAATCAATGGGAATTCAATCCCCTGTTTACACGAGAACGCCTACTATGTTTCTTGATTTTACTCTCCAACCAGGAGCTCACATCCACCAGAACGTTCCTGAATCATGGAACGCGTTTGCTTACGTTCTAGAAAGCGGTGAAGGTGGCTGCGTTTTCGGGTCCTCGAACGCTTCCCCTGTTTCGGCACACAACGTTGTGGTTTTCGGACCAGGGAATGATGGTGTTAGCGCGTGGAACAAGTCATCTTCGAAGATATTGAGGTTTGTGTTGATAGCTGGAGAACCGATTGGTGAACCGGTGGTTCAATACGGTCCGTTCGTGATGAATACTCAAGCTGAGATTGATATGACCATTGAAGATTATCATTATGGTAAGAATGGTTTCGAGATGGCTAAGCACTGGAGGTCACAATAA
- the LOC104793245 gene encoding ras-related protein RABA5c-like gives MSDDDERGEEYLFKIVIIGDSAVGKSNLLTRYARNEFNPNSKATIGVEFQTQSMVIDGKEVKAQIWDTAGQERFRAVTSAYYRGAVGALVVYDITRSSTFENVGRWLDELNTHSDTTVAKMLIGNKCDLESIRAVSVEEGKSLAESEGLFFMETSALDSTNVKTALEMVIREIYSNMSRKQLNSDSYKEELSANRVSLVKNDNEGTKTFSCCSR, from the exons atgtcgGACGACGACGAGAGAGGTGAAGAGTACCTCTTCAAGATTGTTATCATCGGTGATTCCGCCGTCGGCAAATCCAATCTCCTCACCCGCTACGCCCGTAACGAGTTCAATCCCAATTCCAAAGCCACCATCGGCGTCGAGTTCCAGACTCAGAGCATGGTCATCGACGGCAAAGAGGTCAAAGCTCAGATTTGGGATACCGCCGGCCAGGAACGCTTCCGTGCTGTTACATCTGCTTATTACCGTGGCGCAGTCGGTGCTCTCGTCGTCTATGACATCACTCGCAGCTCCACTTTCGAAAACGTCGGTCGCTGGCTCGATGAGCTCAACA CTCATTCCGATACAACAGTAGCAAAAATGCTTATTGGAAACAAGTGTGATCTCGAGAGCATAAGAGCGGTGAGCGTTGAGGAAGGCAAAAGCCTTGCGGAGTCAGAAGGTTTGTTTTTCATGGAGACATCTGCGTTGGACTCAACCAATGTGAAGACGGCTTTGGAGATGGTTATTCGCGAGATCTATAGCAACATGAGTCGAAAGCAACTGAACTCTGATTCTTACAAAGAGGAACTATCAGCGAATCGTGTTAGCTTGGTCAAGAACGATAACGAAGGAACAAAGACTTTCTCTTGCTGTTCGAGGTAA
- the LOC104793246 gene encoding transcription factor bHLH129-like, which translates to MYPPNSSKSTAPDGVHADINQYDSTAGATRDFSSLGSQTHHPLPPPRQQQHNPNVVGHYLSGEPSSVGFDSGASSSSLFRHRSSPAGFYDQHLPTDPNGFSLGRPNGGYGGGGGGTGERGPSRLKSELRFSGGSSSHQEHNSLPRISEVEAAAAAIDGVASSSMNFGNDHTNNWDDSSSHISFTIDQPGKRSKNSDFFTLETQFSMPQTSLEMARMEHLMNIPEDSVPCRVRAKRGFATHPRSIAERERRTRISGKLKKLQELVPNMDKQTSYADMLDLAVEHIKGLQHQVESLEKGMERCTCGACKKR; encoded by the exons ATGTACCCTCCTAATTCCTCTAAGTCCACCGCTCCAGACGGCGTCCATGCAGATATCAATCAATATGACTCAACCGCTGGAGCCACCCGTGATTTCTCCTCTCTTGGCTCTCAAACCCACCATCCACTGCCTCCGCCGCGGCAGCAGCAGCACAATCCCAACGTCGTTGGCCATTACCTCTCCGGCGAACCATCTTCCGTCGGATTTGATTccggagcttcttcttcttctttgttccgACACAGAAGCTCTCCGGCTGGATTCTACGACCAACATCTTCCCACTGATCCCAACg GTTTTTCTCTAGGACGGCCGAACGGAGGATAcggcggcggtggaggaggaacAGGAGAGAGAGGGCCGTCGAGGTTGAAGTCGGAGCTAAGATTCTCCGGCGGGAGTAGTAGTCATCAAGAACATAATTCTCTACCGCGAATCTCGGAAGTTGAAGCGGCTGCGGCGGCTATAGACGGTGTCGCATCGAGTAGTATGAATTTTGGAAATGATCATACTAACAACTGGGATGACTCGTCTTCTCATATCAGTTTCACCATTGATCAACCCGGAAAAAGGTCCAAGAACTCCGACTTTTTCACCTTAGAAACTCAG tttagcATGCCGCAAACATCTCTGGAAATGGCGAGAATGGAACATTTGATGAACATCCCAGAGGACTCGGTGCCTTGTAGGGTTAGGGCCAAACGCGGCTTTGCCACTCACCCGCGCAGCATCGCCGAAAGG gagagaagaacaagaataaGCGGGAAGCTGAAGAAACTACAAGAACTGGTGCCCAATATGGATAAA CAAACGAGCTACGCAGACATGTTGGATTTGGCTGTTGAACATATCAAAGGTCTTCAGCACCAAGTAGAG TCACTGGAAAAGGGAATGGAGAGATGTACTTGTGGGGCATGCAAGAAGCGATGA
- the LOC104793247 gene encoding short-chain type dehydrogenase/reductase-like, whose protein sequence is MATQPPLPLAGRVAIVTGSSRGIGRAIAIHLAELGARIVINYTSKAADAERAVAEINAFPVREEITGKGPRAIVVQANVSEPSQVKSMFDAAETAFESPVHILVNSAGILDPNHPSIADTSVEDFDRIFSVNTRGAFLCSKEAANRLKKGGGGRIILVTSSSIRSLRIGYGTYAASKAAVETMVKILAKELKGTGITANCVAPGPIATDMFYDGKTPELVEKIAAESPFARIGEAKDVVPLVGFLAGDGGEWVNGQIIPVNGGFV, encoded by the exons ATGGCTACACAACCGCCGCTTCCACTCGCCGGAAGAGTCGCCATAGTCACCGGATCATCCCGTGGAATTGGCCGAGCTATAGCTATCCACCTAGCTGAACTCGGTGCGAGGATTGTTATCAACTACACATCTAAAGCCGCAGACGCCGAGCGTGCCGTGGCTGAGATCAACGCTTTCCCAGTTAGGGAAGAAATCACAGGAAAGGGACCAAGAGCCATTGTGGTTCAAGCCAATGTCTCTGAACCAAGCCAGGTGAAATCGATGTTCGATGCGGCTGAGACTGCCTTTGAATCGCCGGTTCACATTCTGGTTAACTCCGCTGGGATTCTCGATCCCAACCACCCTTCGATTGCAGACACATCAGTCGAAGATTTCGATCGCATCTTCAG TGTCAATACAAGAGGAGCGTTCCTGTGCAGCAAGGAAGCTGCGAATAGGCTAAAGAAAGGAGGTGGTGGTCGGATCATACTCGTGACATCTTCGTCGATCCGATCCTTGAGAATTGGATATGGTACCTATGCAGCATCAAAAGCGGCTGTGGAAACTATGGTCAAGATTCTTGCGAAAGAGCTAAAAGGTACAGGAATCACTGCCAACTGTGTTGCTCCAGGACCTATAGCCACTGATATGTTCTATGATGGAAAGACCCCGGAGTTGGTTGAGAAGATAGCAGCAGAGTCTCCCTTTGCAAGGATTGGTGAAGCCAAAGACGTGGTGCCTCTTGTTGGATTCTTGGCTGGTGATGGTGGTGAATGGGTCAATGGTCAGATCATTCCAGTTAATGGTGGATTTGTGTAA